Sequence from the Candidatus Methylomirabilis sp. genome:
GAAAGGGTGTATGGTGGCGGGCGGAGAGAAAAGAACGGATCATCTTCTCCCTATACCCTTCACCCTGTTCTTAGACCACCTCAATCCCCATGGTTTTCGCCGTTCCCTCGATAATCCTGACAGCCGACTCAAGCGATAGCGCATTCAAGTCCGGCATCTTCGTTCGCGCAATCTCTTCCACCTGCTTCCTGGTCACCTTTCCTACCTTTGTGCGGTTCGGTTCCTTCGAGGCCTTCGCGATTCCAACAGCCTGCTTTAACAAGATTGCCGCTGGGGGAGTCTTGGTAACAAAACTAAAGGTTCGGTCTACGTAGATAGTGATGACAACGGGAATCACCAGGCCCTCTTCTGATGCTGTCTGTGCATTGAAGGCCTTGCAGAACTCCATGATGTTGACACCATGCTGTCCAAGCGCAGGGCCAACCGGCGGTGCTGGATTGGCCTTGCCTGCAGGGACCTGAAGTTTTACGATCGCTGTAACTTTTTTCGCCATAAGGACCTCGAATGAAGAAGCTGTTAGCTATGAGCTGTGAGCTGCTCGTTCAGACCTTTTCAACCTGTAGGAACTCAAGGTCCACCGGAGTCGGCCTTCCGAAGATGCTGACCATCACCTTTAACCGCCCCTTTTCGGGCTTCACCTCATCAACGAGACCGGTGAAGTTAGCAAACGGACCATCGATGACCCGAACACTTTCTCCACGAAGGAACATCACCCTGTGCTTCGGCCGCTCGGCCCCCTCCTCTACCTGCTGCAGGATGGTTTGCACCTGCTCCTCTGGAACCGGAGTTGGTTGGGTGGCTGGGCCAACAAAGCCGGTGACTTTCGGGGTATTCTTGACGAGATACCAAAGCTGCTCGGACATCTCCGCCTTGATCAGGACGTATCCGGGAAAGAATTTCCGCGAGGAAACCGTTCGTTTACCCTTTTTGAGCTCAACCACGTCTTCTGTGGGAATCATGACCTGGGAGATCTTATCAGATATCCCTAGAGCAGCAGCCCGTTGTTCAATGCTTTCCTTCACCTTGTTTTCAAAACCTGAATACGTATGAATGACGTACCAACTTTGTGATATGGCTTGATCTGCTGGCATCGGCTGACCTGGCTACCTGACCACAAAGGTGAGCAGCTTCTGTAACGTAATGTCTATGGCCCCGAGAAAAAACGAAAGAATAAAAACCGACACGATGACAACGACAGTGGACCCCACAACCTCTTTCCTTGCGGGCCAACTAACCTTTTTCAGCTCAGTCCTAACCTCTTTTAAAAATTGCACCAGCTGTTGCCACCGCTCCATCATCGTCGTCTTTCTACTCCTCCTGCTCTCCGTCTTCGGTAGAAGATCTCACTCAAACCTCAGTTCTGAGGAAGATGGCTCTGATAGCAT
This genomic interval carries:
- the rplK gene encoding 50S ribosomal protein L11, whose protein sequence is MAKKVTAIVKLQVPAGKANPAPPVGPALGQHGVNIMEFCKAFNAQTASEEGLVIPVVITIYVDRTFSFVTKTPPAAILLKQAVGIAKASKEPNRTKVGKVTRKQVEEIARTKMPDLNALSLESAVRIIEGTAKTMGIEVV
- the nusG gene encoding transcription termination/antitermination protein NusG, whose protein sequence is MSQSWYVIHTYSGFENKVKESIEQRAAALGISDKISQVMIPTEDVVELKKGKRTVSSRKFFPGYVLIKAEMSEQLWYLVKNTPKVTGFVGPATQPTPVPEEQVQTILQQVEEGAERPKHRVMFLRGESVRVIDGPFANFTGLVDEVKPEKGRLKVMVSIFGRPTPVDLEFLQVEKV
- the secE gene encoding preprotein translocase subunit SecE, with amino-acid sequence MMERWQQLVQFLKEVRTELKKVSWPARKEVVGSTVVVIVSVFILSFFLGAIDITLQKLLTFVVR